From the Ferrigenium kumadai genome, one window contains:
- the nusA gene encoding transcription termination factor NusA: MSREILLLVDALSREKNVDKEVVFGALESALASATKKRFEDEADVRVAIDRNTGEYESFRRWEVMDDETFETPDLHIKLEEAQKRDSGIQLGEFIEEQLENVDFGRIGAQAAKQVIFQKIRDAEREQVLADFMDRKEHLVSGTVKRLERGNALIEFGKIEALLPRDQMIPKENLRVGDRVKAHLLRVDRSARGPQVILSRTSNELLVKLFELEVPEIEEKLLEIVSAARDPGSRAKIAVLSHDSRIDPIGTCVGMRGSRVQGVTNELAGERVDIILWSEDPATYVINALAPAEVSSIVVDEEKHSMDVVVEEENLAQAIGRGGQNVRLASEMTGWELNIMTVEQSSEKHAEEFSKIRAMFMEKLDVDEEVADILVQEGFNTLEEVAYVPLEEMLEIESFDEATVNELRSRARNSLLTAAIASEEKVEHGIEDLLKLDGMDEQTARTLASKGVTTQEQLADLDVDELVELSGMDGERANALIMAARAPWFA; the protein is encoded by the coding sequence ATGAGTCGTGAAATCTTGTTGTTGGTGGATGCGCTGTCGCGTGAGAAGAACGTGGACAAGGAAGTCGTGTTCGGGGCGTTGGAGTCTGCGTTGGCTTCGGCGACCAAGAAGCGCTTCGAGGATGAGGCCGATGTGCGCGTCGCTATCGATCGCAATACCGGTGAGTATGAGTCTTTCCGCCGCTGGGAAGTGATGGACGACGAGACGTTCGAGACCCCCGATCTGCACATCAAGCTGGAAGAGGCGCAGAAGCGCGATTCCGGTATCCAGCTCGGCGAATTCATCGAAGAGCAACTGGAGAACGTCGACTTCGGTCGTATCGGCGCGCAGGCTGCGAAGCAGGTGATCTTCCAGAAGATCCGCGATGCCGAGCGCGAGCAGGTGTTGGCCGATTTCATGGATCGCAAGGAACACCTGGTCTCCGGCACGGTGAAGCGCCTGGAGCGCGGCAATGCACTCATCGAATTCGGCAAGATCGAGGCGTTGCTGCCGCGCGATCAGATGATCCCCAAGGAGAACCTGCGCGTCGGTGATCGCGTCAAGGCACACCTGTTGCGCGTCGATCGCAGCGCCCGCGGTCCGCAAGTGATCCTGTCGCGTACTTCCAATGAACTGCTGGTGAAGCTGTTCGAGCTGGAAGTGCCGGAGATCGAAGAAAAACTGCTGGAGATCGTCAGCGCCGCTCGCGATCCCGGTTCGCGCGCCAAGATCGCGGTGCTGTCGCATGACTCGCGTATCGATCCGATCGGCACCTGCGTCGGCATGCGCGGTTCCCGCGTGCAGGGCGTCACCAACGAACTCGCGGGCGAACGCGTCGATATCATCCTGTGGTCCGAAGATCCCGCGACCTACGTCATCAACGCGCTGGCTCCTGCCGAAGTGAGCAGCATCGTGGTGGACGAGGAAAAGCACAGCATGGACGTGGTGGTCGAGGAAGAGAACCTGGCTCAGGCGATCGGTCGCGGTGGCCAGAACGTGCGCCTGGCCAGCGAGATGACCGGTTGGGAACTCAACATCATGACGGTGGAACAATCCAGCGAGAAGCATGCTGAAGAGTTCTCCAAGATCCGCGCGATGTTCATGGAAAAGCTTGACGTGGACGAGGAAGTCGCCGACATCCTGGTGCAGGAAGGTTTCAATACCCTGGAAGAAGTGGCTTATGTGCCGCTGGAAGAGATGCTGGAGATCGAATCGTTCGACGAAGCGACAGTGAACGAGTTGCGCAGCCGCGCACGCAATTCGCTGCTGACGGCGGCGATCGCCAGCGAAGAGAAAGTGGAACATGGCATCGAAGACTTGCTCAAACTGGATGGCATGGACGAGCAGACGGCGCGCACCCTGGCATCCAAAGGTGTAACTACGCAGGAACAACTGGCGGATCTGGATGTGGACGAATTGGTCGAGCTTTCCGGTATGGACGGCGAACGCGCCAATGCCCTGATCATGGCGGCACGCGCACCCTGGTTTGCATAA
- the rimP gene encoding ribosome maturation factor RimP yields MDVVKLVETTVNGLGYELVDFERSGRGMLRVFIDKPEGISVDDCQTVSNQLTRLFLVENVDYDRLEVSSPGLDRPLKKEADFVRFAGQKAQLKLRMPLAGRKNFVGVIGAVSDGVLQLDVDGSQVAIELSNLDKARLVPTF; encoded by the coding sequence ATGGATGTGGTGAAGCTGGTCGAAACGACGGTAAATGGCTTGGGTTATGAGCTGGTGGACTTTGAGCGCTCCGGCCGCGGAATGCTGCGCGTGTTCATCGACAAGCCGGAAGGCATCTCGGTAGATGACTGTCAGACGGTGAGCAATCAGCTTACGCGCCTGTTCCTGGTCGAGAATGTGGATTACGACCGCCTCGAAGTGTCTTCGCCGGGGCTGGATAGGCCGCTGAAGAAGGAAGCGGACTTTGTACGTTTCGCCGGGCAGAAGGCGCAGCTGAAGCTGCGCATGCCGCTGGCGGGGCGCAAGAATTTCGTCGGCGTGATCGGTGCGGTGAGTGACGGGGTGTTGCAGTTGGATGTGGACGGCAGTCAGGTTGCGATCGAGCTGTCGAATTTGGATAAGGCACGTCTGGTGCCGACATTTTAG
- a CDS encoding NAD+ synthase, whose translation MKLAIAQINSTVGDLAGNAAKILSYAEQAREQGAQLLLAPELALCGYPPEDLLLRDGFNHACAQALGELAGKISGIAVVVGHPHEHGGKRYNAASLLRDGKVEATYHKRLLPNYSVFDEERYFDHGGMPCVFEIEGVRFGVNICADIWEPGTASLAREAGAQVLLVPNASPYALEKQEARYGVIRDRISETGMSVVYANLVGGQDELVFDGGSFAMDGSGTLTAQGSRFDESLMLLEMGQDLRPVGEMAEPMSEEAEVYRALCVGVRDYIVKNRFPGVLLGLSGGIDSALTLAVAVDALGADKVHAVMMPSPYTAQISLDDSREMVKTLGVRYDEFSIEPMFQSYLATLHDAFVGCEADTTEENLQARIRGTLLMALSNKFGSLVLTTGNKSEMTVGYATLYGDMAGGFAVLKDVGKMLVYRLARYRNTLGQVIPERIIIRPPSAELRADQTDQDSLPPYEVLDAIMACYVEQNLSVPEIIARGYDEADVRRVVRLIRISEYKRRQSAVGIRITERSYGKDWRYPITVCYQDGF comes from the coding sequence ATGAAGCTGGCAATCGCACAAATCAACAGTACGGTGGGCGATCTGGCGGGGAATGCCGCCAAGATCCTGAGCTACGCCGAGCAAGCCAGGGAGCAGGGCGCTCAGCTGCTGCTTGCGCCTGAACTGGCATTGTGCGGCTATCCGCCGGAAGACTTGCTGCTGCGCGATGGTTTCAATCATGCGTGCGCGCAGGCGTTGGGCGAGTTGGCCGGGAAGATCTCCGGCATCGCCGTGGTGGTCGGGCATCCGCACGAGCATGGCGGGAAACGCTATAACGCGGCCTCGCTGCTCCGTGACGGCAAGGTGGAGGCGACTTACCACAAGCGCTTGCTGCCGAATTACTCGGTGTTCGACGAGGAACGTTATTTCGATCATGGCGGTATGCCCTGTGTCTTTGAGATCGAGGGGGTCCGCTTCGGCGTGAATATCTGCGCCGACATCTGGGAGCCGGGGACTGCCAGCCTCGCACGCGAGGCGGGCGCACAAGTGTTGCTGGTCCCCAATGCATCTCCTTATGCTCTGGAAAAGCAGGAGGCGCGCTACGGGGTCATTCGCGACCGCATTTCGGAAACCGGCATGTCCGTGGTGTATGCCAACCTGGTCGGCGGTCAGGATGAACTGGTGTTCGATGGTGGGTCGTTCGCCATGGATGGCAGCGGCACCCTGACCGCGCAGGGGTCGCGCTTCGATGAGTCCCTGATGTTGCTGGAAATGGGGCAGGATTTGCGTCCTGTCGGCGAAATGGCGGAGCCAATGAGCGAGGAGGCCGAGGTCTACCGCGCGCTGTGCGTCGGCGTGCGCGATTACATAGTCAAGAATCGCTTCCCCGGTGTACTGCTGGGTTTGTCCGGTGGCATCGATTCGGCGCTGACTCTGGCGGTCGCGGTGGATGCGCTGGGGGCGGACAAGGTTCATGCGGTGATGATGCCTTCGCCTTATACCGCGCAGATCAGCCTGGATGATTCGCGCGAAATGGTGAAAACGCTCGGGGTGCGCTATGACGAGTTCTCCATCGAACCGATGTTCCAGAGTTATCTGGCCACCTTGCATGATGCCTTTGTGGGGTGCGAGGCGGATACCACGGAAGAGAACCTGCAGGCGCGCATCCGAGGCACCTTGCTGATGGCCCTGTCGAACAAGTTCGGTTCGCTGGTGCTGACCACCGGCAACAAATCCGAGATGACCGTCGGTTACGCCACGCTGTATGGCGATATGGCTGGCGGCTTCGCCGTGCTGAAGGACGTCGGCAAGATGCTGGTGTACCGCCTGGCGCGTTACCGCAACACGTTGGGGCAGGTGATTCCCGAGCGCATCATCATCCGTCCGCCCAGCGCCGAGTTGCGCGCGGACCAGACCGACCAGGACAGCCTGCCGCCCTACGAGGTGCTGGATGCCATCATGGCCTGCTATGTCGAGCAGAACCTTTCCGTTCCCGAGATAATCGCCCGCGGCTACGATGAGGCCGATGTCCGGCGCGTGGTACGGTTGATCCGCATCAGCGAATACAAACGCCGCCAGTCCGCGGTGGGCATCCGCATCACGGAGCGCAGCTACGGCAAGGATTGGCGCTACCCGATCACGGTGTGTTATCAGGACGGATTCTAG
- a CDS encoding OmpA family protein, with product MKKTGMRIALTAALLGMTAAQASEFDGGWIGGKVGSNSSSMTGVDTQRATGYGIEGGYNWNMGGFLLGVDGFADSNSKKTHNPGAVNYGSTVYGLDAKLGLPADKWLPYAKLGYAHTGGNGAASAIGGSAVHYGVGVEYKFAPNWSVLGEYTGGSGKSGATKLNNNNLSLGINYYFGGTAAAPAPVAAPVAVKEEPKAAPVAAPAPVKETWKTLLEDKPVRIEGANFDTNSAKLRSTSFQKLNEVVEFANKYKDARLDVTGHTDNRGSKAYNQKLSERRAASVKTYLVKKGVVASRITTKGYGFDQPVADNKTTEGRAQNRRVEIRSVLKEEKKVRVTE from the coding sequence ATGAAGAAAACTGGCATGCGTATCGCGTTGACGGCAGCACTGTTGGGCATGACTGCAGCACAGGCGAGTGAATTCGACGGCGGCTGGATTGGCGGCAAGGTCGGTTCCAACAGTTCCAGCATGACTGGGGTGGATACCCAGAGAGCGACCGGCTACGGCATCGAGGGCGGCTACAACTGGAACATGGGTGGCTTCCTTCTGGGTGTGGATGGCTTCGCCGATTCCAATAGCAAGAAGACTCACAACCCCGGCGCCGTCAATTACGGCAGCACCGTCTATGGCCTGGATGCCAAGCTGGGTCTGCCGGCCGACAAGTGGTTGCCCTACGCCAAACTGGGTTATGCGCACACCGGTGGCAACGGCGCGGCCAGCGCGATCGGCGGCAGCGCCGTTCATTATGGTGTGGGCGTGGAATACAAGTTCGCTCCCAACTGGAGCGTGTTGGGCGAGTATACCGGCGGCAGCGGCAAGTCCGGCGCGACCAAGCTGAACAACAATAACCTCAGCCTCGGTATCAACTACTACTTTGGTGGGACTGCCGCTGCGCCGGCTCCGGTGGCTGCGCCGGTAGCAGTTAAGGAAGAGCCTAAGGCTGCTCCTGTTGCGGCACCTGCGCCGGTCAAGGAAACATGGAAGACATTGCTGGAAGACAAGCCGGTTCGTATCGAAGGCGCGAACTTCGATACCAACTCGGCCAAGCTGCGCAGCACGTCCTTCCAGAAGCTGAATGAAGTGGTCGAATTCGCGAACAAGTACAAGGATGCGCGACTGGATGTGACCGGCCATACCGATAATCGCGGCTCCAAGGCATATAACCAGAAGCTGTCCGAGCGCCGCGCAGCCTCGGTAAAGACCTACCTGGTCAAGAAGGGGGTGGTCGCCTCGCGTATCACCACCAAGGGTTATGGCTTCGATCAGCCCGTGGCTGACAACAAGACCACCGAAGGTCGCGCGCAGAACCGTCGCGTCGAGATCCGTTCGGTGCTGAAGGAAGAGAAGAAGGTGCGTGTGACTGAATAA
- the rmuC gene encoding DNA recombination protein RmuC produces MEQLGSILVSLFVGLLAGAAVFRLIQRERMASAVAQAKAESQIELARLGERLSAAQEDARRLSAEHAAAEVIGQKLEQELGGLREKLGAAESTVAGQLEHIATLRREKDELAALRDQLTAERQRLSTQVAELNTTLEAERTQTQEKLQLLTRAEEQLSDRFKTLAGEILEDKTKRFTEQNQTNLNQLLEPLKIKITEFQGKVEEVYVQEGKDRSALAEQVKQLMSLNNQLSKDAHNLTSALKGQAKAQGNWGELILERVLEASGLRKGYEYDVQESHTRADGTRAQPDVVVHLPEERHLIVDAKVSLTAYEEHANAESEQRREVALRRHLDSVRAHIKELSEKNYQQLYSLKSLDFVLMFIPVEPAFMLAISHDSELWHDAWKKNVLLVSPSTLLFVVRTVAHLWRQEQQNRNAQDIASRGAELYDKLVGFVGDLENLGDKLEQAKRSYDGALNKFANGRGNVIRQAEMLKELGVKPTKQLPPKLVELSRDETSADVRLLRE; encoded by the coding sequence ATGGAGCAATTGGGCAGCATTCTCGTTTCTTTATTCGTCGGCTTGCTGGCCGGTGCTGCCGTATTCCGGCTGATCCAGCGCGAGCGCATGGCATCCGCTGTGGCGCAAGCAAAGGCCGAAAGCCAGATCGAACTGGCGCGACTCGGTGAGCGGCTGAGCGCGGCGCAGGAGGATGCGCGGCGATTGTCGGCGGAACATGCCGCCGCCGAGGTTATCGGTCAAAAGCTGGAGCAGGAACTTGGCGGTCTGCGCGAGAAGCTGGGCGCGGCGGAATCGACGGTCGCCGGACAGCTTGAACACATAGCGACGCTCAGGCGCGAGAAGGACGAGCTGGCCGCATTGCGCGACCAACTCACCGCAGAGAGGCAGCGCTTGAGCACCCAGGTCGCCGAACTGAACACGACGCTCGAAGCGGAACGTACCCAGACTCAGGAAAAGCTGCAGTTGCTGACGCGTGCCGAAGAGCAGTTGTCCGACCGCTTCAAGACGCTGGCCGGCGAGATACTGGAAGACAAGACCAAGCGTTTCACTGAGCAGAACCAGACCAATCTCAACCAGTTGCTGGAGCCGCTCAAGATCAAGATCACCGAGTTCCAGGGCAAGGTGGAGGAGGTCTATGTGCAGGAGGGCAAGGACCGTTCCGCGCTGGCCGAGCAGGTCAAGCAACTGATGTCGCTGAACAATCAGCTATCGAAGGATGCGCACAACCTCACCAGCGCGCTTAAAGGCCAAGCCAAGGCGCAGGGAAACTGGGGCGAGCTGATCCTGGAGCGGGTGCTGGAGGCATCCGGCCTTCGCAAGGGCTACGAATACGATGTGCAGGAAAGCCATACCCGCGCGGACGGTACGCGTGCGCAGCCGGACGTGGTGGTGCATCTGCCGGAAGAGCGGCATCTGATCGTCGATGCCAAGGTGTCACTGACGGCCTACGAGGAGCATGCGAATGCGGAATCCGAGCAGCGGCGTGAAGTCGCGCTGAGACGACATCTGGATTCGGTGCGCGCGCATATCAAAGAGCTGTCGGAAAAGAATTACCAGCAGCTTTACAGCCTGAAGTCGCTCGATTTCGTGCTGATGTTCATCCCGGTGGAGCCGGCCTTCATGCTGGCAATATCCCACGACAGCGAGTTGTGGCACGACGCCTGGAAGAAGAACGTGCTGCTGGTCAGCCCCAGCACTTTGCTATTCGTGGTGCGCACCGTGGCGCACCTGTGGCGACAGGAGCAGCAGAATCGCAATGCGCAGGATATCGCCAGCCGCGGCGCCGAACTCTACGACAAGCTGGTCGGCTTTGTCGGAGACCTGGAGAACTTGGGCGATAAACTGGAGCAGGCAAAGCGTTCCTACGATGGCGCGCTGAACAAATTCGCCAATGGGCGCGGCAACGTCATCCGTCAGGCGGAAATGCTGAAGGAACTGGGCGTCAAACCCACCAAGCAATTGCCGCCAAAGCTGGTCGAGTTGTCACGGGATGAGACGTCTGCCGATGTTCGTCTGTTGCGCGAATAA
- the typA gene encoding translational GTPase TypA, producing MSRALRNIAIIAHVDHGKTTLVDQLLRQSGTFRENQKVDNRVMDSNDLEKERGITILAKNTAIKYGEYHINIVDTPGHADFGGEVERVLGMVNGVLLLVDAVEGPMPQTRFVTKKALALGLKPIVVINKVDRPGARPDWVVNQTFDLFDKLGATDEQLDFPIIYASGLNGWACLDLKDAPSQGGSANDMKPLFETVLAHVPTPPGSPDAPLQLQLAALDYSTFTGRLGVGRVLNGRIKPGQQVVVMNHEEQVGSGRINQVLGFQGLDRVPVDGAEAGDIIIISGLEEIGIGVTICDKDNPVGLPMLTVDEPTLTMDFMVNTSPLAGTEGKFVTSRQIRDRLNKELLTNVALRVEDTEDADVFRVSGRGELHLTILLENMRREGFEMAVAKPRVVYKDINGEKCEPYENLSIDLEDGHQGAVMEEIGRRRGELTNMESDGQGRTRLEYHIPARGLIGFQSDFMTMTRGTGLIGHVFDDYGPVKADLPGRHNGVLISAENGEAVAYALWNLEDRGRMFVSPGDKLYEGMVIGIHSRDNDLIVNPIKGKKLTNVRASGTDEAVRLTPPIRLTLESAVEFIDDDELVELTPQSIRIRKRYLTENERKRQARGL from the coding sequence ATGTCCCGCGCCCTCCGCAATATCGCCATCATCGCCCACGTTGACCACGGCAAGACCACGCTGGTTGACCAACTCCTCCGCCAGTCCGGTACCTTCCGCGAGAACCAGAAGGTGGACAATCGCGTGATGGACAGCAACGATCTCGAAAAAGAGCGCGGCATCACCATTCTCGCGAAGAACACCGCGATCAAGTACGGCGAATATCACATCAACATCGTCGACACACCGGGACACGCCGACTTCGGCGGCGAGGTGGAGCGCGTGCTGGGCATGGTGAACGGCGTGCTGCTGCTGGTGGATGCGGTCGAAGGCCCGATGCCGCAGACCCGCTTCGTGACCAAGAAGGCGCTGGCCCTGGGCTTGAAGCCCATCGTCGTGATCAACAAGGTCGATCGTCCCGGCGCGCGTCCGGATTGGGTGGTGAACCAGACTTTCGACCTGTTCGACAAGCTGGGCGCGACCGACGAGCAGCTCGACTTCCCCATCATCTATGCATCCGGCCTGAACGGCTGGGCTTGCCTGGATCTGAAGGATGCGCCTTCCCAAGGCGGTTCTGCCAACGACATGAAGCCGCTGTTCGAGACCGTGCTCGCGCATGTTCCGACCCCGCCGGGCAGCCCGGATGCGCCGCTGCAATTGCAACTGGCCGCGCTTGACTACTCGACGTTCACCGGTCGCCTCGGTGTCGGTCGCGTGTTGAACGGTCGCATCAAGCCGGGCCAGCAAGTCGTGGTGATGAACCACGAAGAGCAGGTGGGCTCGGGCCGTATCAACCAGGTGCTGGGCTTCCAAGGGCTGGATCGCGTGCCGGTCGATGGCGCCGAAGCGGGTGACATCATCATCATCTCCGGTCTGGAAGAGATCGGTATCGGCGTGACCATCTGCGACAAGGACAATCCGGTCGGCCTGCCGATGCTGACGGTGGACGAGCCGACGCTGACCATGGACTTCATGGTGAACACCTCGCCGCTGGCCGGCACCGAAGGCAAGTTCGTCACCAGTCGCCAGATCCGCGACCGCCTGAACAAGGAGTTGCTGACCAACGTCGCGCTGCGCGTGGAAGATACCGAAGACGCCGACGTATTCCGCGTCTCCGGCCGCGGCGAACTGCACCTGACCATCCTGCTGGAAAACATGCGCCGCGAAGGCTTCGAAATGGCGGTGGCCAAGCCGCGCGTGGTTTACAAGGACATCAACGGCGAGAAGTGCGAGCCGTACGAAAACCTGTCGATCGACCTTGAAGACGGCCATCAGGGCGCGGTCATGGAAGAGATCGGTCGCCGCCGCGGCGAGCTGACCAACATGGAATCCGACGGCCAGGGACGTACCCGCCTGGAATACCACATTCCGGCGCGCGGCCTGATCGGCTTCCAGTCCGACTTCATGACCATGACTCGCGGCACCGGCCTGATCGGCCACGTGTTTGACGACTATGGTCCGGTCAAGGCCGACCTGCCGGGGCGCCACAACGGCGTGTTGATCTCGGCAGAAAACGGCGAGGCCGTGGCCTATGCGCTGTGGAACCTGGAAGATCGCGGCCGCATGTTCGTGTCTCCCGGCGATAAGTTGTACGAAGGTATGGTCATCGGCATCCACAGTCGCGACAACGATCTGATCGTCAACCCGATCAAGGGCAAGAAGCTGACCAACGTACGCGCCTCCGGCACCGACGAGGCCGTCCGCCTGACCCCGCCGATCCGCCTGACGCTGGAGTCCGCAGTCGAGTTCATCGACGACGATGAGCTGGTCGAACTCACTCCGCAATCCATCCGGATCCGTAAACGTTACCTGACGGAAAACGAGCGCAAGCGCCAAGCTCGCGGTTTGTAA
- a CDS encoding ShlB/FhaC/HecB family hemolysin secretion/activation protein: MKPLLAALLLSPLAVQAAGPAAPNAGTILQEIKPAVPPAPSSSGTGLKIESQGGVKLPPSAPFEVKTIRITGNTLFDTATLHALVAEGEGKSLDLSQLNDLAARITDFYQSHGYPLARAIIPAQTIRDGVLNIEVIEARYGKINLDNRSRVNDGLLQDTLSPLQSGQVVGQKEMDHALLLLSDIPGVEVNATLKPGEAVGTSNLQVEAEPTAAVTGNVGLDNYGNRYTGKVRAVGSVNFIDPLHQGDVLSLSALSSGRGLDYARVSYESLLNGQGTRMGGAYSAVRYILGDTLAPLNSHGTAQVGSLWAKHPFVRSRDVNLYGQLQYDQKQLRDRIDASAIRTDRHLGNWVLSLSGDLRDALMSGGVNTWSLGWTSGRVGFDDAAAQAADAGTAKTQGSFSKWNANFSRLQALSATNALYFTAAAQGANTNLDSAEKMTVGGPYTVRAYDMGAASGDTGYTATAELRHDFGKTGYGQWQALAFIDSAHVTVNKKPWVAGTNSATLTGAGVGINWIGPDRWHAKAYVASRLGSAPALVGGTASTRAWGEVGKEF; this comes from the coding sequence ATGAAACCGTTATTGGCAGCGCTGCTGCTTTCCCCTCTCGCCGTCCAGGCGGCAGGCCCGGCCGCGCCAAACGCGGGGACTATCCTGCAGGAGATCAAGCCTGCCGTTCCTCCTGCGCCGTCGTCCAGCGGAACGGGGCTCAAGATCGAATCGCAAGGCGGCGTCAAGCTGCCTCCCTCCGCGCCGTTCGAAGTGAAGACCATCAGGATCACGGGCAATACCCTGTTCGATACGGCGACCCTGCATGCGCTGGTGGCAGAAGGAGAGGGCAAGAGTCTCGACCTTTCCCAGCTGAATGATCTGGCTGCCCGCATCACCGATTTCTACCAAAGCCACGGCTATCCGCTGGCCCGGGCGATCATTCCGGCGCAGACGATCCGCGACGGTGTGCTGAACATCGAAGTCATCGAGGCGCGTTACGGCAAGATCAATCTCGACAACCGCAGCCGGGTGAACGATGGGCTACTGCAGGACACGCTCTCCCCCTTGCAGAGCGGGCAGGTCGTCGGCCAGAAGGAAATGGATCATGCACTGCTGCTGCTCTCGGACATCCCGGGAGTCGAGGTCAACGCGACATTGAAACCCGGCGAGGCCGTAGGCACCTCGAACCTTCAGGTGGAAGCTGAGCCAACCGCTGCGGTTACCGGAAATGTGGGACTGGACAACTATGGCAACCGCTATACCGGGAAAGTGCGTGCCGTGGGATCGGTAAACTTCATCGACCCGCTGCATCAAGGCGACGTTCTAAGCCTGAGCGCCCTCAGCTCCGGAAGGGGGCTGGATTATGCTCGCGTCAGTTACGAGTCGCTGCTGAACGGGCAGGGTACCCGTATGGGTGGAGCATATTCGGCGGTGCGCTACATCCTGGGCGACACCCTGGCGCCGCTCAACAGTCACGGCACCGCGCAGGTAGGCAGTCTATGGGCGAAGCATCCTTTCGTGCGCAGTCGGGATGTCAATCTTTACGGTCAACTCCAGTACGACCAAAAGCAGTTGCGCGACCGCATCGATGCAAGCGCGATCCGGACCGATCGACACCTTGGTAACTGGGTACTCAGCCTGAGCGGAGACTTGCGCGATGCGCTTATGTCCGGCGGCGTCAATACCTGGAGCCTGGGCTGGACATCGGGGCGCGTAGGCTTCGACGATGCCGCGGCGCAGGCTGCCGATGCGGGAACGGCGAAAACGCAGGGCAGCTTCTCGAAATGGAATGCGAACTTCTCCCGCCTGCAAGCGCTGTCGGCAACGAACGCACTTTATTTCACCGCGGCGGCCCAAGGGGCGAACACCAATCTGGATTCGGCCGAGAAAATGACCGTAGGCGGCCCCTATACGGTGCGGGCTTACGACATGGGTGCGGCGTCGGGCGATACCGGCTATACGGCAACCGCCGAACTCCGTCACGATTTCGGCAAAACCGGGTACGGTCAGTGGCAGGCATTGGCCTTCATCGATAGCGCGCATGTCACGGTCAACAAGAAGCCTTGGGTCGCGGGAACCAATAGCGCGACCCTGACCGGCGCAGGGGTGGGGATCAACTGGATCGGTCCTGACCGGTGGCATGCCAAAGCGTACGTTGCCTCACGCCTAGGTTCGGCACCGGCGCTGGTGGGGGGTACCGCTTCGACCCGGGCATGGGGCGAGGTCGGCAAGGAGTTCTGA